In Daucus carota subsp. sativus chromosome 4, DH1 v3.0, whole genome shotgun sequence, one DNA window encodes the following:
- the LOC108219074 gene encoding trihelix transcription factor PTL, whose product MEMEDHQYGIADLRHFMNARPATSTSVGSNLFNQPTAELMNNPVHHHHRQHQHQLHHSTDQLAAQQHLEMLISTRHQLNSSSDQMSPLPTPRSSAFLHHHHQHHPQQQHQLFRSDSTATAGTSAATLDMDLQMSGGGGNGDGGTGRWPRQETLTLLEIRSRLDPKFKEANQKGPLWDEVSRIMSVDHGYQRSGKKCREKFENLYKYYKKTKEGKAGRQDGKHYRFFRQLEALYGESSSNNPTTSVLNNAHLSGAGVAAFPYGSSQVPNQEVFHQTPRQMIDDSFTPSNSSAFVTSSSDEYCSDLNAAALKRKGKRSWKAKIKDFIDGQMRKLMDKQEVWLEKMMKSIEHKEQERMMREEEWRKQEAARTEREHKFWEKERAWIEARDAGLMEALHKLTGTKDIRAPVRSSSPDQGDHGELLSMRAAHHQHPLQNPNDNGSETMMPNSSESWPECEITRLIQLRSSMEPMFVQQSGTSEEEVLWEEIASNMACLGYDNRSAAMCKEKWESINNYLAKAKDQSSKKRKENNVTPTVSSSCFYFQNNESICNNQGGEGEYRETNDLGGGGALGGLELTTSLLIQSGHHENASRPPPDSNVASSTMQGSSFRFFMGDQTDNLWENYGLKPSKGDN is encoded by the exons ATGGAAATGGAAGACCATCAGTATGGCATAGCGGATCTAAGGCACTTCATGAACGCCCGCCCCGCCACCTCCACCTCCGTCGGCTCCAATCTGTTCAATCAACCGACAGCCGAGCTCATGAATAACCCggttcatcatcatcatcgtcagcatcagcatcagcttcATCACAGCACCGATCAGCTAGCCGCGCAGCAGCACTTGGAGATGCTTATCTCTACGCGTCACCAGCTCAACTCTTCTTCGGACCAAATGAGTCCATTGCCGACTCCTCGCTCTTCGGcctttcttcatcatcatcaccagCATCATCCGCAACAGCAGCATCAGCTGTTTCGGTCTGATTCCACGGCTACTGCCGGGACTTCAGCAGCGACTCTGGATATGGACCTCCAGATGAGCGGTGGAGGTGGAAATGGAGACGGCGGTACCGGAAGGTGGCCTAGACAAGAGACGCTCACTCTTCTGGAGATCAGATCACGGCTTGATCCTAAGTTCAAAGAAGCCAATCAGAAAGGCCCTCTTTGGGATGAAGTCTCTAG AATAATGAGCGTTGATCATGGGTACCAAAGAAGTGGAAAGAAATGCAGAGAAAAATTCGAGAATTTGTACAAGTATTACAAGAAGACTAAAGAAGGGAAAGCCGGGAGGCAGGATGGTAAGCATTATAGATTCTTTCGACAGCTTGAGGCTCTCTATGGTGAATCGTCGAGCAACAATCCGACTACATCGGTTCTGAACAATGCACATTTAAGTGGAGCTGGAGTTGCTGCGTTTCCGTATGGGAGTTCTCAGGTTCCGAATCAGGAAGTGTTTCATCAGACTCCGAGGCAGATGATTGATGATAGCTTTACTCCGTCGAACTCCTCGGCTTTTGTTACTTCTTCGTCGGATGAGTACTGCAGTGATCTGAATGCGGCCGCGTTGAAGAGAAAAGGTAAGAGGAGTTGGAAGGCGAAGATAAAGGATTTTATTGATGGACAGATGAGGAAACTTATGGATAAGCAGGAGGTTTGGCTCGAGAAGATGATGAAGAGTATCGAGCATAAGGAGCAGGAGAGGATGATGCGCGAGGAGGAATGGAGGAAACAGGAGGCAGCTAGGACCGAGAGAGAGCACAAATTTTGGGAAAAGGAAAGAGCTTGGATTGAAGCGCGGGATGCTGGCCTAATGGAAGCCTTGCACAAGCTAACCGGGACTAAAGACATTAGGGCCCCGGTTAGGTCTTCATCTCCTGATCAAGGTGATCATGGGGAGCTTCTGTCAATGAGGGCTGCTCATCATCAACATCCGCTTCAAAACCCGAACGATAATGGGAGTGAGACGATGATGCCAAACAGCAGCGAGAGCTGGCCAGAATGTGAGATCACGAGACTGATCCAACTGAGGAGTAGCATGGAGCCGATGTTTGTTCAGCAAAGCGGGACTTCAGAAGAGGAAGTGTTGTGGGAGGAGATCGCATCTAACATGGCGTGCTTGGGATATGACAATCGGAGTGCTGCAATGTGCAAAGAGAAGTGGGAAAGCATCAACAATTATCTAGCCAAAGCCAAGGATCAATCTAGCAAGAAACGCAAAGAGAACAACGTGACTCCCACAGTAAGCAGCAGCTGTTTTTACTTTCAGAACAACGAATCGATCTGCAATAATCAAGGCGGAGAAGGAGAGTACCGAGAAACCAATGATCTAGGAGGCGGAGGAGCCCTCGGAGGTCTTGAATTGACGACATCGCTACTGATACAAAGTGGCCACCATGAGAACGCCTCAAGGCCGCCTCCAGATTCCAATGTAGCCAGCAGCACAATGCAAGGTAGCTCATTTAGGTTTTTCATGGGAGATCAGACAGATAACTTATGGGAAAATTATGGATTGAAGCCGAGTAAGGGCGATAATTAA
- the LOC108219129 gene encoding fructose-bisphosphate aldolase 1, cytoplasmic translates to MSCYRGKYADELIANAAYIGTPGKGILAADESTGTIGKRLSSINVENVENNRRALRELLFCTPGCLQYLSGVILFEETLYQSTAAGKPFVDVLKEGGVLPGIKVDKGTVELAGTNGETTTQGLDGLGARCAKYYEAGARFAKWRAVLKIGPNEPSQLAINENANGLARYAIICQENGLVPIVEPEILVDGPHDINKCADVTERVLAACYKALNDHKVLLEGTLLKPNMVTPGSDAEKVTPEVIAEYTVRALQRTMPPAVPAVVFLSGGQSEEQATVNLNAMNKLQTKKPWSLSFSFGRALQQSTLKAWGGKEENVKAAQEAFLTRCKANSEATLGKYQGSSTLVEGASESLHVKDYKY, encoded by the exons ATGTCTTGCTACAGGGGCAAATACGCTG ATGAGCTTATCGCCAATGCTGCCTACATTGGAACCCCCGGAAAGGGTATTCTTGCTGCTGATGAGTCTACTGGTACAATTGGCAAGCGTCTCTCCAGCATTAATGTTGAGAATGTTGAGAACAACAGGAGGGCACTCCGTGAGCTTCTCTTCTGCACTCCTGGGTGCCTCCAGTACCTCAGCGGAGTAATTCTTTTTGAGGAAACTCTTTATCAGAGCACTGCTGCTG GCAAGCCTTTTGTTGATGTCCTCAAGGAAGGAGGAGTTCTTCCCGGAATTAAGGTGGACAAGGGTACAGTTGAGCTTGCTGGAACTAATGGTGAGACAACTACCCAGGGTCTTGACGGTCTTGGTGCTCGTTGTGCTAAGTACTATGAAGCTGGTGCCAGGTTTGCAAAATGGCGTGCAGTGCTGAAGATTGGTCCTAATGAGCCCTCTCAGCTGGCTATCAATGAGAATGCCAATGGTTTGGCTCGTTATGCCATAATCTGCCAGGAGAATGGCTTGGTGCCAATTGTTGAGCCTGAGATTTTGGTCGATGGACCTCATGATATTAACAAGTGTGCTGATGTGACCGAACGTGTACTTGCTGCTTGCTACAAGGCACTCAATGATCACAAAGTCCTGCTTGAAGGAACTCTCTTGAAACCCAACATGGTTACCCCAGGTTCCGATGCTGAAAAGGTTACCCCCGAGGTGATTGCTGAGTACACTGTTCGTGCCCTTCAGCGAACTATGCCTCCTGCTGTTCCTGCAGTTGTGTTTTTGTCTGGTGGCCAGAGTGAGGAGCAGGCAACTGTCAACCTCAATGCCATGAACAAGCTTCAGACGAAGAAGCCATGGAGCCTGTCTTTCTCCTTTGGAAGGGCTCTTCAGCAGAGCACTCTTAAGGCTTGGGGAGGAAAAGAAGAAAACGTGAAAGCAGCTCAAGAGGCATTCCTTACCAGATGCAAGGCCAACTCTGAGGCAACCCTTGGGAAGTACCAGGGCAGCAGCACTTTGGTTGAGGGTGCCTCTGAGAGCCTTCACGTCAAGGACTACAAGTACTGA